ATACCAAGCTTATGTAGCAGTAGcaccaaaacaaagaaaataaaaatattgatcCAAGATCAGAGAAAATTTAAATGTAAATCGAAACAGTATCCGATGTATGTTTAAAGGACACTGGAAACAATTAGTCAGGATTCTGATGGGAGTTTAATTACATATTCAATCTGAAAGATAGTAGATAATAGTTATGTAAAACAGCAATGCCAACTATAGTTAAATCACTTTAAATGGTCCACGAATAACTTTTAGCATAAACGGGTGACTAccataaaacaattaaattaccAAAAACTAAGAATCTTCAAAACTTAATTTGTTAGAATTGGTGAGTTTTATGATTTTATCTACTTCAGCATTCTCAATCGCATGCACACCTCGATACTCCTCTCATGTGTAAGGCTACAGattgaaaatttaaaacaaaaagttAATTGATCAGAATTCATTGTATTTAGTCTAGGGAGACAAAACAGTTTATCTAGCGGTGCATTGATAAAACTGACTGGCAAAGAACAAATGCAAAAACATTCTTACAATCGAAAGTGGCAACTGCCAATTGGCATTTGAGAAGAGGTTTGGCGTCCAAATCAGGGGACACATTAAAAGCTCTGTAATCTTTGATAGGTGGAAATTTTTCTTTCACCTAACAAAAATCATTTTATACATGTGCCAGTTCGAAGAAGTTTCAAAACTTCTTCAGAAGTTACATTGAGAAAAACAGCAATAAGAGGCTCCATGAAACTGCTTCTACAGATAACATAACATCTTACATTTTCCGGAAGCCCGTGTTTACCTTCTTCAAGCTTTACTTATATATCCTCACCTGCTAGCACAGAAGTCCCATTAAACAATTTTATGATTTAATCATGAACTCCATTACTCGAACTTGAAGTAAGAATTAGTAAAGTCCTTACCTATAATTCCATCACTCGAACAAGATAAAGCAGCAGTTTTACTAGCAAATAAGTAGCAGGAACCATTTCAAACATCCACATTCCAGGCAATAATGGATTCACTAACCCAGAACGCCCTTGAATACAACAAACCACCCTGCAGTTGATCACCCCTCTGCACAGGCATTACAAGATCATAACTTAGCACTAACATGGAAATTGTTCCGAATTCCCCTCCCTCCCGTAGTTTGGATTAAATTAGAATATCGCTCGAATAAAATAAATTCTACAAAATTCAATACACAATGCAAATTTATCACAACAGTAACAAAGTTTAATCCTTTAATCAAAACCCACAACAACTCCTTAATCTTACTTTTACACAAGtttctcatatttttatttgtcacccctaattttttttgccAGCAAATTCTAATGCAACATTTGGTTCCGAAATTTACGGAAAAACAATGTAGAAATTCTCGACAGGTTTTAGGTGCAAGAGAGAGAATAAGAAACCTGGGAGGTCGAAGTGGACTGCTCCTCGGCCGACATTGATACGGAGGAAGACGGCTTGCATTGCATTGCCAATTGGGGTTTCTGAAAACCTCGGCAGAGTGGAGTGGAAGGGGGTTTGGTTCGGAGGCGAAACGGCGCCGTAGAGAGGATGAAGGACACGTGGCGAGGCGTTGAGGAGGGAAGTGGCGTATGGTCGTTGGAGCGGTTGGTGGTGGCGGGTAAAAAAGAATTGGAGACGAATATAATAAAGGCATTGGCTTTTTGTTTTAAGAGAATTTCAGAGAAAGAGGGTGTGATTGTGAGGCTCTAAAttttgcttttgggtttttatcaTACATGATCTCTGAAATTGACCTACtccatcaaaatggtccctgaaattgaaaatcaatcaatgtaattcTTGAAAATGGATGAcgcaaatcaatgtagtccttccCTTAGAATTCCATCAATATTTCTGTTATGTGCTGACGTGGCACATAAATAGGTCCCACaaatctaattaaatattaccatgtggattaaaaatatttaaataataattttttaagttttatataattaaaaattaaaaaaaaaaaacaagaagatgaaaagttcgtcttcttcttcgccTCCCACAGGAGCAACCACCCCAATCCTCACCCCACCCCGTCGAACATGTAATCACAGCCAAACAGACGGCCCAATGCCTCAAAGAAACCTCCCTCTTCCAACTCCCCAACCTCCCCACCCCCATTTCTTGCGTCCAAAACTACCAGTCCAagctctcctccctctccctccttCCCAATATTGTCAACTACTGCTTTGACCCTTTCTTGTCATCACTGCGGTTTCATGTGCGACTGGGTGGGGAGGGTTGTCTAGGTTGCTCGGAtgggaagggaagaagaagatgaacaattcatattcttcttcttcttttttccttttttttttttaagacttcaaattttttttaaaaaaaattaaaaaaaaaagaataagatGCTTCCTCTGTGGGCCCGGCAATCCCACACTAAGTGACAACAAGACATGGGTCTTGACCCGTAACACCTCATCCAGCAACACGTCGTCGAGCACCAAAACCAGGCAGGAGTATAAGCCCCTGGTGATTTAGGAATTGTTGTCAGCCGTGAATCTCATCTTGCCCTCCTCATCCATCTCGGCCTGCAGCCACACCCGAGCCGTGCAACCCATGACCTGCTTCGAATCAATCAGACCCGAATCATTAAACTGTGGGAGGAAAGTTGCATAGTGCAACAGGCGTTTAACCCTGTTGTTTGGCTCGAGGAGTTTAACACCGACGTTTGAGCCTTTCTTGCATTCGTCGTCACTGTTGCAAATGTAATCACAGCCAAACACAACCCCACCAGGAAGTGCTGAACTTGAAAGAAGCGGtaggggaggaggaggagaagactATGAGCGCCATGGTTGTTGCAAAGcaagctttttttatttttagttttttattttaaaaaaaaaaacttttttattacttaaatattttttattcacaaaataatattttattaaatttgtgaGATCCATTTAAGTGCCACAACatcacttaacagagttttttaCGAAATGGTAACGGAAGGACCACATTTATTTGCAACATccattttcagggactacattgatcgattttcaatttcaatgactGTTTTGATGAaatgggtcaatttcagggacgatttgtgataaaaaccctttgctttttttcttcagattctTCCATTTTTCTTGTAAATTGTTTTCTactgttttattttaaattaccATTGACGATGTTATTTTAAGGGGTAAATTGCGGTTTGACCTCCTAAACTGTCACTCCAATTGAAATTGAccccctaaactatttttttggtaaattaacctCCTGAACTATTTAAAATCAGCCAATTAACCTCTTATCGTTAGATTGCGGAATCAATTCCGTCAAATTCAAGGGAAATTTGATTATTTCATCATTAATTGTTACTTGTCAACTATAACCaccaataaaattttgaaacatacacaaaataattcaaaaatatATAGCATAactagaaaacataaaaaaccaaACGTTTACATAATGGACCATtacatattattttgttttcacatGTTATAATTACATTGTTGGTTATAGTTGacaagtaagaattgatgaaggaaaaaactaattttcctttgaatttgaTGAAACAGTGGATGGAATCTACCGACAATGAGTCAATTGACTTATTTCAAATAGTTCAGGGgattaatttaccaaaaaaatagttcATGAGGTCAATTTCAACTGAAATAATATTTCAAGAGGTTAAATGACATTTAAATTACCGTTTCATTTTTGCTCTAGCCTAGCAACAAACTAATGATTTTATCATgcacggtaaaaaaaaaaaaatatatatatatatatatatatatatatcatgccAGTTGGAACGCTAATAATAATTTTCAAGTAATTTAATATTCATTTCATTAGGGTCCATAACAATTTTAGCTCGTAAAGCTACATATTgagcccaaaacaaaaaaaacaaaaaaaaaaaaaaactttgcttTTGAAAGAAAAGATTGCACTTTAAAAATAGTTTTCACGCATCTCAATGCTCTCTATATATCTACCATCGATATTATCCTACTATTTTTTTAACGTTAAAATTTGTGCTTAATATTCGTTTTCGTAATGTCCCGATTATGTACACTTTAGCTCGTGAATGTTAAATACAAACTGACCTACAAAGCATGTGATCACATACCAATCGACAGTGACAATGGATTGATGGGAAATACGCACAATAAAATTGGCTACTAACTTTTAAACAAAAGTGGAATCGGACAATGATGGGCTTCTTTGCCCTCCCTAGTTTTTGGTTTCTTTGCAGTTGAGGGGCCGACGCTTGGCACTTGGTGCAGCGTCTTTGCTTCTGTACGCCCTCCCCTGCTCTATGTTTGTTGCTTTCTGTGTTGTTCCCCCTTGGGTGGGCTTCGTGTTCCTTTGGCTTCGGCCCTGATTATTCTATTTCcagttctcaaaaaaaaaaaaaagtggaatCGGACAAACACTAAATATATAACAGAAAGCACTTCCTGGTCGTTTATATACAGCTTATTATAGTGTTTCCATTTCTTGTTTTGatcaaaattttattattgGTTTTATTTGTGCACAATTTTTTAGATTGATGTAAAAGTGAATAGAAATTGAAGTTAGAGAAAATTTGATATGTTGTTGAGTAGACCATTACCCTTGCAAAAAGTATGGGACCTTATTGTCAGATTTCTCACTGAGCAATGAGCATGTTAGTTCATGATGATCGTATGGCTCAATGGTTTCAAAATAAGAAAGCAACGTCCATAAACATTATATATTATTACTTCCTTTAATTTCATTGACTTACTTCATTAGTCTAAACCAAACCCTCCAagtgaaccatattattgtacAAACATTCCAGTTCAAATTTGATCTTACTGTGTGAACTTAGTTTCCTGTTGAACCTTTGCTGGCTATGAAGGTTTATGATAAAAGCTCTCAAATATCGATATCATCGCGATATGATGCTGATATTATCTGATAGAAGATAATCTTGGTATACCATAAAAAAGTATTATTGCTATTGATTTGCTACAACAACATTGCGACTTGAGAACATTGTCGTAATAGTGCTATTTGAGATCATTTTTcattatttctttcttcttcttttttttaattaatttttagctaaaatagtCTATGAGATTAGTATAACTCCACTTTGGTCCTTGACAATGAAAATTGATAAAAGTGGTACCTGTGTTTGTCCAtcgtaaatcattttggtcattctgtgaaAAATCTGTCAATATCCTCATTAAGTGGATGGGTAGGTTTGACAAAAACACCCTTAAAAATGTGGTCAAGTAGTCATTTACGTGACAATGTAACGAGGATATTGACAGACTTTCatggaaggaccaaaataattTACGGTGGACGTTTACATGGATCACTTCTATCAATTTTTATTGTTAGAAACTAAATTAAGAGGTTATGCCAATctcaaaaaccattttaactaaaataaaaaattaaaaaaaccttttttaattgatcgggttttttttttaaggtatggTTTGTGCAAATGCATTAGTCATGATAACAAAGAATCTAATTATAGATGTCTTTGGTGGGATTATGGCAGACACTCACAGTGAAGGTGAATGGTAGGTATGCATGcttcataaaaagaaaaaatctctgGGAGATTTATGATTATTTGTCACAATAATTATGCTACTTTTATGTACCaagaaaaaaagcaaaaaagtgAGAAGAAATAGCATGAGCACAATTATGGCCTTAAACTAGATCATAACATTTTCCGAAATTTTGTCACTTTTGATCATCCCCAATATACCAAAGGCACACACAAAATGTGATTCTACATTAATTGGAGGCTATAGCTCCCACTAATTTTACATTAACTAGAGAATTAGAGCAACTAAATTCTGAGAAGAGAAGATTGAATCATTCAAGTCTTCCTCCAagttaaaagttaaaaacaaaatagttatcAGACGAACCTAAAGAAGCTATGATTTTCATTTCTAAGATGGATGTTTGAAAAATTCTAACTGATATGGATTGTAGCAATCCATTCCATACTGCTGCCCTTGCATGTTTGACAGTATGAAAAGGATGTGCAGCCTTAGAAAATTATGTAACTAAAACGCACAAAATGTTGGTCAATGGAGAACAAGCTTTCGGCGCTTGGTGTTGGGTGATGAATCAGAACCAGAATCATCAGAGCTTACCAAACTTCTCTTGTGACCGAAACAACTAGTACCGCTACAATTGCAAGAGTCATGGTGTTGAAGTCGCCGTGGTGGAGGAGAAATGGCAACCGGTGGAATCTCAATGTACTTTAGTTGGGGAGGAGGGTGCTCCCACTGAGGCAGCGGTCCAGCCAGGAGAAGGGTTTGAAGCAGCGGTCCGGCTTCAATCACTGCTTGAAGTAGCCTCCCTTTTTCCGGCAACGGCTTCATAGCTCCCAATTTCAAAGCAGCCAGTGGCAGTGGCGGCGGTGATGACAATGGTGCCGGCGGCATCATAATAGGGTCTGAATTCGGAGATGGAACAATGGTTTCTTCGGAGTCAGAAGAGGTTAAGTGTTTGTTAGATTGACTGCCTTTTGATTCATTATCCTCATCTTTTTGTTGCTGCTTCCGTAGCTCTTGTTGGAGCACGAGTTTGTCCAAAACTAGGGTTTGGCATTTTGCTTCAGCTTCATTTCTCTCTTGGAGGGCTTTGCTGAGGAGATCTTTGAGACGAacaatttcttcttctcttgttGAAATCTTCTCCTTTGCTGATAAAATTGTTGCCTCAAGCTCCAAAGTTGTGCACAAAAGAGAATGCCTTAGCTCTTCTATCCCCtgcaaaaaaaatacaaataaataaaattaattagccATGCGTATAAGAAAATAGAATTTGAGAAATTGAAAGCTGAAATTGTCGTCATACGAGCTCGAACGAAACCCAATACCTCTTCCTGATAGAAGAATTCCCAACTAAAAGGGCTACACTGAACCTCCATTAGGTTTAGTGTTGGTTGCTTAGAAGTATATACTTTGGTTTCTAGTTCTTGTGATATGATGGACGTTGAACAAAACACACAAGGCCAAAAGCATTTATAGATGCTCAATTGCGCGCCAAGTGCTTTTTTTCTACCCTACCTATTGTGTACACAAGGACTAAACTTTTTAGGAATGTGAATGTGAAATCTGCAGTTTAAGAGACCTAAGTCTTCATCAGCTGCACCTTTTGCCTGTAGCTGAGCCCCGCATAGCACGTGTGACTATCGACGAATTTTACACAGAGTAGTATTCGAATTATCACACTCGCTGAATACACTGTTCAACGcgtatgatatatatatatatatatatatatatatatatattttgtttttttttcatttataacatCACTAATCACATCTCAAACAAAGATAAAATCATTATCGCTTCAAGACGTTAAAGTGACGAGAGCTTCTCGAATCATAAACAACAGACAATCCATATCCATTACTTTAATGTTGGAGAAATTCCTTGGTCAGATAATATAACAATAAGAAAAAGGTCATATTTGATGAATGATTAAAGCCGATTGATCTGTAACACTTTTCTCCTTTATGGTTTATTCTCAGGTGTTCTTTTTGACTCTCAGAAGGAGAAAAAGTCGAGCTTATACGTATTTCATTGAGCCGCAACCACTGAGCAAATTTTAAtttactagccttcatgcacgcaCTCACACAGATGCAGAaggtattttttgaatcacggcatACTATGcgcgacttacacgttttaaatcatgttcgaaaaaaaatcaaatattcgaagtaaatgaataatcttatatcatgctagaagaaatccctcataaaccaattgaAGCAGCTGAATTTACATAATAAAATCAGTCTCTACCCTTtaacattaagaatagagaaaataatatgtaataaacaattgattgaatcacattattgttagcccattgtgaggaaaaacccaccccctcccccttaagagcaactccagccatggagccctcccccctggcaatccactatttaatccaccctattaaacagtaactgccttaaatgaatggtaactaccattaatgaacagtaattgacatttacatctccacccttggaaccctccccctggcaataagcaattaaaataataattttttttgtttgtttaaataataaaaaattgcaaccggtcccccccctctctctctctctctctctgacacaaaaaaacataaaaaattgtaaaaccctcgggccacaggcccgtcgactccccaccccccTTCGCTCGGGCTCCCACCGTCGCTCGGCCTCCACACGGCTGGAGCTGCACCCACCGGCCCGAGGGCCCTTTCTCCTCCCCTGTGGCCCGAGCAACCAGCATGGCTAGAACTGCTctaatgtagataatatagtttgctaaaaaaaaaaaaaattgacaactaatttaatcactttATTATCCGTGTGCGAAAGACTTtattataaccggcattacaggtctcttaagatattttgaatgtgtttaaaatagtgagaataatatttaataaacaactaactgaatcacattattgctagcccattatgaaaGTCCACCTCCTTCCCTCTTAGTatggataatatcgtttgttacagaaaaaaaaaacaatcatttgacaactaatttaatcacattattatccacgtACGAATGATCTTTTTTATAATCGGCATTAcacacctcttaagatgttttgaacgtgtttaaaaatagataaattgaatcacattattattagtCTATTGTGAGATactcatttaaaaattaaaaaaaaccacaaaatcaTTAATTATTAGAAATAGAAActattaaaatgataaaaatgtccttgtcttatttgatgcattattttgagatgcttttgaagttttttgttttgagggcatttttgtccaattatCTTTGGTAAAGCATTATGACACCAACACTATTCATCTTTTGTGTtctaggagaaattaggttcacatcattctttttgttcttcattgattaaaatcctattcatttttaatttttgatcaaggtctttgggtattaataacatcattaattatttgaataataaaatatttttattttaaaatataatcctttagtgttaaaaatgttacaattagtatatttatggctaaattttttatcatatatttttatttttagtttatacctatttttaatttgcaaatattttttaaattgtatcaattttcttttcatttttaatttgtacccatatattagtttttttttttgtgcccatattttttaaagttttatttgtgtttgtacccatgtgtataccgtcacgtgacattgtatatttaatcaatgatagaaaaattacatatgatatatctatgttttatgcctaaactttgtatcatatatttatatttttagtttgtaccgacttttaatttgtaacatttttttaaaatttgcaatattttctttttagttttattttgtacccatgtattaatttcttttagggcctatattttttaaaaattcatttgtactcataactttttaatcttttatatgtaccctaatttatttataatgtacccattcttcttatTAATGtacatatgtgaaatgtaccaatttttttaacactatggatacattcttttgccatttattatttcttatttttacatagtttttatccatttattcaatgaaaatgtttgaatttttttattgtaaccgtttctaattgtcacatcccggtctaggcccccaccacatctcaggCTCGACTCTACCTTAAcgtgatattgtccgctttaggccccaaCCACGTCCTCACGaatttgtttctgggaactcacacgaaaacttcccagtgggtcacccatcctaggattgctctcgtacaaattcgcttaacttcagagttccgatagaacccaaagccagtgagctcccaaaaggcttcatgctaggtagagatgagaatatacatataaagcttacatgatccactcccctgggcaatgtgagatgttacaatccaccccccttaggggcctgacgtccATGTCGGCACACTTTCGagtagggattggctctgataccaaattgtcacatcccagcctgagcccccaccatatcccaggctcgactccaccctagcgtgatattgtccgctttgggccccaaccacgccctcacagttttgttctaggaactcacacgagaacttcccaatgggtcacccatcctgggattgctctcgtgcaaactcgcttagcttcagagttccgatggaacccgaagtcaatgagttcccaaaaggccttgtgctaggtaaagatgagaatatacatataaggcttacaggatccattcccctgggcaatgtgagatgttacactaatagtattataatgagggattttaaatttataggattataaatttcataaaatatcaaacaattaatgtcaaaactataaaaatataaatattaatagtaatataatgaggtgtacaaagtcaagggactttgatcaaactttgaataccattaaggctctaatcaaagaatgttaaggattagggaccgcat
This region of Malus domestica chromosome 07, GDT2T_hap1 genomic DNA includes:
- the LOC103420716 gene encoding uncharacterized protein; translated protein: MEVQCSPFSWEFFYQEEGIEELRHSLLCTTLELEATILSAKEKISTREEEIVRLKDLLSKALQERNEAEAKCQTLVLDKLVLQQELRKQQQKDEDNESKGSQSNKHLTSSDSEETIVPSPNSDPIMMPPAPLSSPPPLPLAALKLGAMKPLPEKGRLLQAVIEAGPLLQTLLLAGPLPQWEHPPPQLKYIEIPPVAISPPPRRLQHHDSCNCSGTSCFGHKRSLVSSDDSGSDSSPNTKRRKLVLH